From Oceanipulchritudo coccoides, the proteins below share one genomic window:
- a CDS encoding sulfatase-like hydrolase/transferase yields the protein MSKAFFGILAGSLIAAASWETTTPPDDAGLYFHDVHTEVTEPNGLGESFLRLIATRVKTSEVLSYRIEASPNMIEWAEKDSETSEPLTEIISATPVGTRLEEITVQDRQPIDSGDPSRFLRMIAAKSPEVPNVLIILADDMGYSDLGCMGGDIETPHLDTLAENGILFPNFYNNAKCAPSRASLMTGQSNIRTGALHGAGDVTQGGMTIAEALKGKYTNLMIDKWHIKPKPLELGFERYFGSALSPVFWWPTDEKTAGKMRLDDRTYTEADMTEPVEDWYLTVKDTDYAIQFMEEDVVGKDKPFFMYYASHAPHWPLQAPRADVERFLETYAEGTEVARQRRYQRLLERGLMDPDTSSLGSLNANTPLWESLSEEEKAYYRLALAIHSAMVYRMDQELGRLFDYLKEKDLFDNTVIFFMSDNGASAESGTTVIPPDRIMGDRGTESRLNDVGASVCNTPMRGHKSTLYEGGVSTPMIFHWPDGIGTPGIVSRQVGQFWDLFPTILDLAALYYPSEFSGRTLNPLDGESLWPHILTGKETERTLFWDYEKYSAIRIEKWKALRKSTSSEIKDAIWQLYDLSLDRTEMNDLASQYPETAQAMASAWEEWYIDVSSSNSATASH from the coding sequence ATGAGCAAAGCATTTTTTGGAATTTTGGCTGGGTCATTGATTGCGGCAGCGAGCTGGGAAACGACCACACCACCGGATGATGCTGGACTGTATTTTCATGACGTCCATACAGAGGTGACCGAGCCCAATGGCCTGGGTGAGAGCTTTCTGCGTTTAATCGCTACACGGGTAAAGACGAGCGAGGTGTTGAGCTATCGAATCGAAGCCTCTCCCAATATGATTGAATGGGCGGAAAAGGATTCGGAGACATCAGAGCCCCTTACTGAAATCATCTCTGCGACACCCGTTGGTACCCGTCTTGAGGAAATTACCGTTCAGGATCGTCAGCCGATCGATTCAGGCGACCCAAGCCGTTTTCTCAGGATGATTGCGGCAAAGAGCCCAGAGGTGCCCAATGTCCTGATCATCCTGGCTGATGACATGGGGTATTCGGATCTGGGCTGCATGGGGGGCGATATTGAAACGCCGCATCTCGATACGCTCGCGGAAAACGGGATTCTCTTTCCAAACTTCTACAACAATGCCAAGTGTGCGCCGAGCCGCGCTTCCCTGATGACCGGGCAGAGTAATATTCGAACCGGTGCCCTGCACGGAGCAGGCGATGTCACGCAAGGCGGCATGACCATCGCGGAGGCGCTGAAGGGAAAATACACCAACCTCATGATCGATAAATGGCATATTAAACCAAAACCCCTCGAGCTCGGTTTTGAACGGTACTTTGGTTCGGCCTTGAGTCCGGTGTTCTGGTGGCCGACCGATGAAAAAACCGCGGGCAAAATGCGCCTCGATGACAGGACATACACCGAAGCCGACATGACCGAGCCTGTTGAAGATTGGTACCTGACAGTCAAGGATACCGATTATGCCATTCAGTTCATGGAAGAGGATGTGGTAGGAAAGGATAAACCGTTTTTCATGTACTATGCCTCCCATGCGCCGCATTGGCCTTTGCAGGCACCTCGCGCCGATGTGGAGCGCTTTCTCGAAACTTATGCGGAAGGGACCGAGGTCGCTCGTCAACGCCGTTACCAACGTTTGCTCGAACGCGGTCTTATGGATCCCGACACAAGTAGCCTGGGTTCCTTGAATGCAAATACACCGTTGTGGGAGTCGCTGAGCGAGGAAGAGAAGGCGTACTACCGCCTCGCCCTCGCCATTCACTCGGCGATGGTCTACCGGATGGATCAGGAGCTCGGCCGGCTCTTCGACTATCTGAAAGAAAAGGATCTTTTCGACAACACGGTTATCTTTTTCATGAGCGATAACGGTGCCAGCGCCGAGAGCGGCACGACCGTTATTCCGCCCGATCGGATCATGGGTGACCGTGGAACGGAATCGCGTCTCAACGACGTCGGGGCATCTGTCTGTAACACCCCCATGCGCGGGCACAAGTCGACCCTCTACGAAGGCGGTGTCAGCACACCCATGATTTTTCATTGGCCGGACGGAATTGGAACGCCCGGAATCGTTTCCAGGCAGGTGGGTCAATTCTGGGATTTGTTCCCGACAATTCTCGACCTTGCCGCACTGTACTACCCATCCGAATTCAGTGGGCGGACGCTAAACCCGCTTGATGGCGAAAGCTTGTGGCCGCACATTCTGACGGGCAAAGAGACCGAACGAACCCTTTTCTGGGACTACGAAAAGTATTCTGCTATCCGCATAGAAAAGTGGAAGGCGCTACGCAAATCCACTAGCAGCGAAATAAAGGACGCTATCTGGCAACTTTACGACTTGTCTCTCGATCGAACGGAAATGAATGACCTCGCCTCGCAATACCCAGAAACGGCGCAGGCCATGGCCAGCGCATGGGAGGAATGGTACATTGATGTCAGTTCCTCAAACAGCGCAACAGCGAGCCATTAA